Within Diprion similis isolate iyDipSimi1 chromosome 11, iyDipSimi1.1, whole genome shotgun sequence, the genomic segment TCAGACTTTTTAAACCCGGTATCGAAAGAAGTGGTGGCAGAAGAGTGTGGGCTAATTGGCGAGGGTTATCTGGTAACGGACTTGAATCCAACAACTCTAGGGCTGAATATGGTGGAATCAGAAACCATTACGCCAGAGAATCTTTTCGGTGAAGAACTGAGCTTCCAGTTTTACGAATTAACATCGCCGTCACAGCTGCAGTCAGCCTGACACACAGAGAAGGGAAAAATCCGTATAATTTTTCTGGAAGAATCGTGGATCCAGGACGTTCAAATGGTGGATAACTTTGATACTGGTTTGTCCTTGAAACAAGGGGATCTCTCGGTAACTCCAAATTCTGAACTCAAGGATTTAACTGCCTGCACAGACATAGCGGATAATCAAAACACAATGTGCATTTTAAACAATAAGAGCTGATCGTCAAGTATCCTCAATTCACTTTACTTTACCTCTGGCGCAAACAACGgtctgttatttatttaaatatttaatatcataGCTGATTTGTAAAGTATGTTAATCAGCTTATTTCCATTCTCATTCGTAGCCAAACCAATGCGTCGTACAGTGCCTGGATGTGTCTTGaaacataatttattattaaatattactaTGATGGTTTCTCCTAGTCCCTACAAAAAACTGTGTGTAATGTTTTTGTATTAGCAAaggaaatataatataacatttaCAATTTCGCAGATGcttcaaatttattaaatacaaACTCCTGTTACCGCATTTCTTGTCAGTCTACGTATTGACTTTCATTGATTTCTGTACAACATTTCAGGAATCATTCAGCATCTTTATCAACTTCACTATCTTGACTCTTATTTCCTTTCGTTTTCTCCTGATTTGATTTAGCGATCTTGGCCAACAATTTCTGTTGTCTGGCTTCTTTTTTAGCTAACTTCTGCTGTTTTTTATCCGCTTTGTCCTTCTGAGCAAGCACCTCCTTGAATCTCGCATCATTGGGATTTATTTTGAAGCCAAAATGCCGTCTGACCTCTTCTATCAGGCGTTCCTTTCTCTCCCTGGCTGCCAACATCTCCGCTTCTTTCTTAGCTACTTTGGCATTCAGGTCCGCGATCCATTTATCAAGTTTCTTTAGATTTTGACCTACAGCTTCATCCCTATgtcatgaaaataaaaaaagtaattctgATAACAACATGCAGCTTTCaggtacaaaattttcattatcgatTGCATTCATAACCAAAGTGCATTACCTGGCTCTGATACTTTCTGCCAATTCAATATTCTTCTTGGCAATCTTATCCCACATATCATGAATTGTTTCTGGATATAAGAGTGATTCATATTCCTTCCTATCTGCAACTTCGTCCTTCGTCGGCCAGGCGATTCCAATAGGTACATCACTAGCCTCCATACCATACCTTCCAACCATTCTTCGCTTATATCTAACTGAGGTGTGAAAAGATTGTATTTCATCATATTCAGGACGCTTGTCAAACAAGATGTTTCTGTGCGAAGCATTAAGCCTGGACTTGTTTCGCTTCTGCTCAATTTCTTCCTCGGTCAAACCTGGGGTGCCTTTGGGTACTAAGTAGAATTGCTCATTCAGTGTTTCAATATCAAGATCATCTTTCTTCGACACTTCCTCGGCCTTTGTTGCAGCGAATCTTCTTGAAAAAACTCTTGGTAGCAGGGAAACGACGTTCCCGTTACGAGATAACATcacgttcatttttcaccgtctCTCAACACGGCGACGTCGTAACTTTCACAAGGATTCTAACCTAAgtatctaacctcaaaaaagCAGGTTATGACACCAACAGCAGATCTTCAATGGCAAGTGTTGATAATCAGTTCACTGTTATTCTCGTATCATGGAGATTGAGATATTTCATGTTTTCATAGATATTTGTTATACTGTCTAGTTTGATATTaactattaatttattatcaagAGCATCAAGTTTTGATTTTCTACGATTCTGTAGACAATGGCCGACTACGACAATCACTCACACAGTCACTCAAGCACGTAAGTGATGTTCTGTACTGACTGACACTGTATACAGATGTCGCGAGGAGGTTTCCGTAGCTGGATTTTCACGGGCAGCAAAATGCTGCCACATTGTTTTGCTGCCTAAGTTCTTGGCCAATAAGAATGCCAAGAAAATAGGTAATTTGAATTCAGCGGACCAGGCAAAAAACACTgcgagaaatagagagagataaaaacagatgtatatatgtgtacacacacacacacatatatatatatatatatatatatatacatatcaatGAATGGGGATAAAAAAGATAGCTACGTAAGCGAAAGTTATTAGTTCACGAGGAAATTCTTTAGAATTTTGGTTACAACGTTAAAGTGTCTTTGCTTAGAAGGACATATCCGAAAATTTATGAACTTATTTTGAATTAtctagtttttgatttttctgttcTATGCATCCACACGAAACACTAGTCGGGACAATTCGTGTAACTTCCGATGAACTTCCGACAGTTGCAGCGGGACTAGAAACTTGAAGTGTCTGCCTGAATGAGGTTGCATCAGGTTGGGATTCCTCCAGTTCTACCATCATTTTACCACACgggatttattcatttatttgcaTAGAATCGATTGTCATGTCAAATTTGGCCAATAAGATTCACCCTTATGCCTTCCTCTTCATATAAAAAGAGATAGGCAACTGACAGTTTCAACTATCAACTGTTACAATAAGAGATTTCTATTCAAGCGCCGATGTTTCAGGTTCGTGTAACTCATTTTTATTAAGGCATTTAACTGCTAATAATATTAATGAcatgtatacaaaatttttaatgaaaatctaTTCGCC encodes:
- the LOC124412714 gene encoding growth arrest and DNA damage-inducible proteins-interacting protein 1 translates to MNVMLSRNGNVVSLLPRVFSRRFAATKAEEVSKKDDLDIETLNEQFYLVPKGTPGLTEEEIEQKRNKSRLNASHRNILFDKRPEYDEIQSFHTSVRYKRRMVGRYGMEASDVPIGIAWPTKDEVADRKEYESLLYPETIHDMWDKIAKKNIELAESIRARDEAVGQNLKKLDKWIADLNAKVAKKEAEMLAARERKERLIEEVRRHFGFKINPNDARFKEVLAQKDKADKKQQKLAKKEARQQKLLAKIAKSNQEKTKGNKSQDSEVDKDAE